A window of Oncorhynchus nerka isolate Pitt River linkage group LG4, Oner_Uvic_2.0, whole genome shotgun sequence contains these coding sequences:
- the LOC115120146 gene encoding zinc finger FYVE domain-containing protein 16-like isoform X1 yields MDNFFKAAVCDLDKLLDDFELNTDEHNYRSVSLSPPAYPGHSLGPQGFLPETSTVPVPHSLLDLNSLHYGTAPSCPDCPSPSPGDCEAKGQPLMGVDLLSSVDGRGAAKSCAPPFPKRALKPVCDLVSDTGSAHLLLRANSHDAFSELDVVERRLEEELLVDFTCPLVALPEDSSAGLCPGLGRTEGREAAGGGEGLLGLDSGGYSATLSLLDVILPAAVERPPSLRNSESGETEEERDREGEATEVAFVNQHLKITPAHQDQASVPPVAIDTKKEDTPTCDIDTEAREEGEGSLEPSELTEAESSGSCTGQEPNPEDGSGGVAESPSAETELSLSCLPMGVSMCGALVASKNPEEAMGGEGGEAGLTETLEAESLSAFEVQEEVTLPENPETVGDCTNPDDAPENKPVQSPSTQSPETTTMPFHLAASAPTVSQRPLKVSFSLVEQQPVTGAPQRPASPTSEPSPNPMDPPAFGFEYLPESDQAGLLVTDEELDAFLRGETQGQEDNGVPDCGRPRENLQDEGFSELNGNLEERLVEEELRSCSRSLGEGLERLASRESDRTLSAEGNVSRALSAPSQDPPSHKDSSPCSPSNLPPPYYGGARPKQLHCQAPRAPPAAGENQGPSSPTERTDTGEEVDQSPSPPSPNPAEDPSNQGVPCPSYSPPELYVSSAGYDELSEPPPYPGKPAGEGSGSSEGREAEDEDGLGCKQPPWVPDSEAPNCMNCWQKFTFTRRRHHCRACGKVYCAICCNRRCKLKYLDKEARVCVVCFETVHRSKTQAQALERMRSPPGPSPNPNVPSEYCSTIPPLQQARAAGTLNSPPPTVMVPVSVLKNPGSDGCPREQKRVWFADGILPNGEVANTTRLSVTGRRGSQESSPVTPDPPTAGSRVSPGSAAVSEGGVSASVEVVRPPVSGPWDYSLLCGVGGCVERSPSLLPEDEEGLPPLLITTGEEEGGGDLLVEERPAPCQILLLLEEGGPRPLTFVLNANLLVNIKLVTYCCRKCWCLGSSGLQTVGQREVVFILEVLPEERALPKDLFTLYLSIYQDAQRGKYVEELGNVAFTGSFLGSKEHGGVLFYSPTFQPLEGLCLPPQPFLCGLLIQRLEVPWAKVFPLRLLLRLGAEHSVYPSTLVSVRFRETVFRETGHTIMNLLADLRNYQYSLPAVEGLRIHMEMGHSYIDIPKSSFPEMLKVVNASNEHVISVGAGFSSEADSHLVCFQNNEGTYQTQANSQPGKTRTVTGASFVVFNGALKASSGFIAKSSIVEDGLMVQIPPETMEALRAALRGQTDFHIPCGKADGGELRDNVTVRWIDWSSPVNAGVTSGVDRKPLEGVHSVRMQQDTEFESDGRTIRCTEVFYWLKSPDMSLSAVLPSCSVFHREMAVASCSALTPHLSVLSASGINSLALRVSTHTDMVEYQAGSGGRLLPQRYMNELDSALIPVIHGGSARVPQTAMDMEFIFYITHTV; encoded by the exons ATGGACAACTTCTTCAAGGCTGCTGTATGTGACCTGGACAAGCTTCTGGATGACTTTGAGCTCAATACAG ATGAGCACAACTACAGAtcagtctctctgtcacctcCCGCGTATCCCGGCCACTCTCTGGGCCCCCAGGGTTTCCTTCCGGAAACCTCCACAGTTCCAGTTCCGCACTCTCTCCTTGACCTAAACTCCCTGCACTATGGCACTGCCCCCAGCTGCCCCGActgtcccagccccagtcctggAGATTGCGAGGCCAAGGGACAGCCTCTCATGGGGGTTGACCTGCTCTCCTCTGTGGACGGCCGGGGGGCTGCTAAGAGCTGTGCGCCACCCTTCCCCAAGCGGGCCCTGAAGCCTGTGTGTGACCTGGTCAGTGACACAGGCTCAGCCCACCTCCTCCTCCGGGCCAACAGCCACGACGCCTTCAGTGAGCTGGATGTGGTGGAGAGACGGTTGGAGGAGGAGCTTCTGGTGGACTTCACCTGCCCCTTGGTGGCACTGCCTGAGGACTCCTCAGCAGGTCTTTGTCCCGGCCTTGGGAGGACTGAGGGGAGGGAGGCTGccgggggaggggaggggctgCTGGGGCTGGACTCTGGTGGTTACTCTGCCACTCTCAGTCTGCTGGATGTGATTCTCCCTGCTGCTGTGGAGAGGCCCCCCTCACTGAGGAACTCTGAGTCTGGAGAgacggaggaagagagagacagagagggagaagcgacAGAGGTGGCCTTCGTCAACCAACACCTGAAAATCACACCAGCCCACCAGGACCAGGCTAGTGTCCCACCTGTTGCCATAGACACCAAAAAAGAGGACACTCCCACGTGTGATATCGACACAGAGGCCAGGGAGGAGGGTGAGGGGTCTTTGGAGCCCTCTGAGCTGACTGAAGCAGAGAGCTCTGGGAGCTGCACTGGACAGGAACCTAACCCTGAGGACGGCAGTGGTGGTGTGGCCGAGAGCCCATCAGCAGAGACAGAGCTTTCGCTGTCCTGCCTGCCCATGGGCGTGTCCATGTGTGGGGCCCTGGTGGCCTCCAAGAACCCTGAGGAAGCcatggggggggagggaggggaggctggCCTAACTGAGACCTTAGAGGCAGAGTCCCTGTCTGCTTTCGAAGTCCAGGAGGAAGTTACTCTCCCAGAGAACCCTGAGACTGTGGGGGACTGTACCAACCCTGATGATGCCCCTGAAAACAAACCTGTCCAGTCACCTAGCACACAGAGCCCAGAGACAACCACCATGCCTTTCCACCTGGCAGCCTCGGCTCCCACCGTCTCCCAGCGGCCACTGAAGGTCAGCTTCTCCCTAGTGGAACAGCAGCCAGTCACAGGGGCTCCACAGCGCCCAGCCTCCCCTACCTCAGAGCCCAGCCCCAACCCAATGGACCCACCTGCGTTTGGGTTTGAGTACCTGCCGGAGAGCGACCAGGCCGGGCTGCTTGTGACAGATGAGGAGCTGGACGCCTTCCTCCGGGGGGAGACCCAGGGCCAGGAGGACAATGGGGTCCCTGACTGCGGGAGGCCCAGGGAGAACCTCCAGGATGAGGGCTTCTCCGAGCTCAACGGGAACCTGGAGGAGCGGCTAGTGGAGGAGGAGCTGCGGAGCTGCAGCCGGAGCCTAGGGGAAGGGCTGGAGAGGCTGGCCTCCCGGGAGAGTGACAGGACCTTGTCTGCAGAGGGGAACGTGAGTCGAGCTCTCTCCGCTCCCTCCCAGGACCCCCCCAGCCACAAAGACTCCAGCCCCTGTAGTCCCAGTAACCTCCCACCACCCTACTATGGAGGGGCCCGACCCAAACAGCTGCACTGTCAAGCACCCAGAGCACCTCCAGCAGCGGGGGAGAACCAAGGGCCCAGTAGCCCCACAGAACGCACCGACACTGGGGAAGAGGTGGACCAAAgcccctctcctcccagccccaaCCCTGCCGAGGACCCCTCTAACCAAGGTGTACCCTGTCCAAGTTACTCCCCGCCTGAGCTCTATGTGAGCAGTGCGGGGTACGACGAACTGTCTGAGCCCCCACCCTACCCTGGCAAACCTGCTGGAGAGGGGAGCGGGTCCTCAGAGGGGAGGGAGGCGGAGGATGAAGATGGGCTGGGGTGCAAGCAGCCCCCCTGGGTGCCGGATTCGGAGGCACCCAACTGTATGAACTGCTGGCAGAAGTTCACCTTCACCAGGAGGAGGCACCACTGCCGGGCCTGTGGGAAG GTGTACTGTGCCATCTGCTGCAACAGGAGATGCAAGCTAAAGTACCTGGACAAGGAGGCCCGGGTGTGTGTCGTCTGCTTCGAGACCGTACACAGAAGTAAGACCCAAG cACAGGCGCTGGAGCGTATGAGGAGTCCGCCAGGTCCGAGCCCCAACCCCAACGTCCCGTCAGAGTACTGCAGCACCATCCCCCCCCTGCAGCAGGCCCGGGCTGCAGGCACCCTCAACTCCCCTCCGCCCACCGTCATGGTGCCTGTCTCCGTGCTCAAAAACCCTGGCAGCGACG GTTGTCCTCGTGAGCAGAAGCGTGTGTGGTTTGCAGATGGCATCCTGCCCAATGGAGAGGTGGCCAACACCACCAGGCTCTCTGTGACTGGCAGGAGGGGCTCCCAGGAGTCCAGCCCTGTCACACCTGACCCACCTACG GCTGGCAGCAGAGTGTCCCCTGGCTCTGCAGCGGTGTCGGAGGGTGGTGTGTCGGCCTCAGTCGAGGTGGTGCGCCCCCCAGtgtcaggaccctgggactacagcctgctgtgtggggtggggggctgTGTAGAGAGGAGCCCCAGTCTGCTGCCAGAGGATGAGGAGGGCTTGCCACCTCTACTCATCACCaccggagaggaggaaggaggaggggatctATTGGTGGAGGAGCGCCCCGCCCCCTGCCAGATCCTTCTCCTATTGGAGGAGGGAGGGCCGCGACCTTTGACCTTTGTCCTCAACGCAAACCTGCTGGTCAACATCAAACTGGTCACCT ACTGCTGTAGGAAGTGCTGGTGTCTGGGCTCCAGTGGTCTACAGACTGTGGGACAGAGGGAGGTGGTGTTCATCCTGGAGGTTCTGCCAGAGGAGAGGGCTCTGCCCAAAGACCTGTTCacactctacctctccatctaccAGGACGCACAGAGAG GGAAGTATGTAGAGGAGCTGGGCAACGTGGCATTCACAGGTAGTTTCCTGGGGAGTAAGGAGCACGGCGGCGTGCTGTTTTACTCCCCTACCTTCCAGCCCCTGGAGGGCCTCTGTCTGCCCCCACAGCCCTTCCTCTGTGGTCTGCTCATCCAGAGGCTGGAGGTGCCCTGGGCCAAGGTGTTCCCCCTCAGACTGCTGCTACGGCTGGGAGCAGAACACAGTG TGTACCCCAGCACTCTGGTCAGCGTCCGCTTCAGAGAAACTgtgttcagagagacaggacacacCATCATGAACCTGTTGGCT GACCTGAGGAACTACCAGTACAGTCTGCCTGCTGTGGAGGGTCTGAGGATCCACATGGAGATGGGCCACAGCTACATCGACATTCCCAAGAGCAGCTTCCCTGAG ATGTTGAAGGTTGTGAATGCGTCTAACGAGCATGTGATCAGTGTGGGTGCCGGGTTCAGCTCAGAGGCTGACTCCCACCTGGTCTGTTTCCAGAACAACGAGGGCACCTATCAGACCCAGGCCAACAGCCAGCCTGGCAAGACACGCACAG TGACGGGGGCCAGCTTCGTGGTGTTCAACGGGGCCCTGAAGGCCTCGTCAGGCTTCATCGCCAAGTCGAGCATCGTGGAGGACGGCTTGATGGTTCAGATCCCCCCAGAGACCATGGAGGCCCTGCGTGCCGCCCTGAGGGGGCAGACTGACTTCCACATCCCCTGTGGCAAGGCTGACGGAGGGGAGCTCCGGGACAATGTCACCGTCCGCTGGATTGACTGGAGTTCCCCCGTCAACGCTGG TGTGACCAGTGGTGTAGACAGGAAACCTCTGGAGGGGGTCCACAGTGTGAGGATGCAGCAGGACACAGAATTTGAGTCGGACGGACGCACCATAAGGTGTACTGAG gTGTTCTACTGGCTGAAGAGTCCAGACATGTCCCTGTCTGCGGTGCTGCCGTCCTGTAGTGTGTTCCACAGGGAGATGGCTGTGGCCAGCTGTAGTGCtctgacccctcacctctctgtcctctcagccaGCGGCATCAACTCCCTCGCCCTCAGAGTctctacacacactgacatg gtggagTACCAGGCCGGTTCAGGAGGCAGGCTCCTACCCCAGCGCTATATGAACGAGCTAGACAGCGCTCTGATCCCCGTCATCCACGGAGGTTCAGCAAGAGTGCCACAGACAGCCATGGACATGGAGTTTATCTTCTacatcacacacactgtctaa